A genomic stretch from Carbonactinospora thermoautotrophica includes:
- the hisS gene encoding histidine--tRNA ligase, with the protein MARPTPISGFPEWLPHERMIEQHILDTIRNTFELHGFAPVETRAVEPLDQLLRKGETDKEIYVLRRLQAEEDDSEESVGLGLHFDLTVPFARYVLENAGKLQFPLRRYQIQKVWRGERPQEGRFREFYQADIDVIGKDRLPFHYEVEMPLVVADALARLPIPPIRIQANNRKIAEGFYRGLGIEDVTGVLRAVDKLDKIGPEQVHTLLVEQIGCTDEQARACLALARISAEDGSFADRVHELGAKDELLDEGLEELTRVVEAAREHAPGLLVADLRIARGLDYYTGTVYETQLRGHESLGSICSGGRYDNLASTEDETYPGVGISIGVTRLVSRLLGQNLLTVSRKVPTCVLVALPNEEARADCYRIAAALRRRGIAAEVAPEAVKYGKQIRFAERRGIPYVWFPQGESGGQEVRDIRSGEQRPADPDTWTPPAEDLYPLVTATGQ; encoded by the coding sequence ATGGCGCGACCCACGCCGATCAGCGGGTTTCCGGAGTGGCTGCCGCACGAGCGGATGATCGAGCAGCACATCCTCGACACCATCCGGAACACGTTCGAGCTGCATGGGTTCGCGCCCGTGGAGACGCGCGCGGTCGAGCCGCTCGACCAGCTGCTCCGCAAGGGGGAGACCGACAAGGAGATCTACGTCCTGCGGCGGCTGCAGGCCGAGGAGGACGACTCGGAGGAATCGGTCGGCCTGGGCCTGCACTTCGACCTGACCGTGCCGTTCGCCCGGTACGTGCTGGAGAACGCGGGCAAGCTGCAGTTCCCGCTGCGCCGGTACCAGATCCAGAAGGTGTGGCGGGGCGAGCGGCCGCAGGAGGGCCGGTTCCGGGAGTTCTACCAGGCCGACATCGACGTGATCGGCAAGGACCGGCTGCCGTTCCACTACGAGGTGGAGATGCCGCTGGTGGTGGCGGACGCGCTCGCCCGGCTGCCGATCCCGCCCATCCGCATCCAGGCCAACAACCGGAAGATCGCCGAGGGCTTCTACCGCGGCCTGGGCATCGAGGACGTGACCGGCGTGCTGCGCGCGGTCGACAAGCTGGACAAGATAGGCCCCGAGCAGGTGCACACGCTGCTGGTCGAGCAGATCGGCTGCACCGACGAGCAGGCGCGCGCCTGCCTGGCGTTGGCCCGGATCTCCGCCGAGGACGGCTCGTTCGCCGACCGCGTGCACGAGCTCGGCGCCAAGGACGAGCTGCTCGACGAGGGCCTGGAGGAGCTCACCCGCGTCGTCGAGGCCGCCCGCGAGCACGCGCCCGGCCTGCTCGTGGCCGATCTGCGGATCGCCCGCGGCCTGGACTACTACACCGGCACCGTGTACGAGACGCAGCTGCGTGGCCACGAGTCGCTGGGCTCGATCTGCTCCGGCGGCCGGTACGACAACCTGGCCTCCACCGAGGACGAGACGTACCCGGGTGTGGGCATCTCGATCGGCGTCACCCGGCTGGTGTCCCGCCTGCTGGGCCAGAACCTGCTGACGGTGAGCCGGAAGGTGCCGACCTGCGTGCTGGTCGCGCTGCCCAACGAGGAGGCACGCGCGGACTGCTACCGGATCGCCGCCGCGCTGCGTCGCCGCGGGATCGCCGCCGAGGTGGCGCCCGAGGCGGTCAAGTACGGCAAGCAGATCCGGTTCGCCGAGCGACGGGGCATCCCTTACGTGTGGTTCCCCCAGGGCGAGTCCGGCGGCCAGGAGGTCCGCGACATCCGGTCCGGCGAGCAGCGGCCCGCCGACCCGGACACGTGGACCCCGCCGGCCGAGGACCTGTACCCGCTGGTCACGGCGACCGGTCAGTGA
- a CDS encoding MCE family protein, whose protein sequence is MIIRTAVKLQLLAFAALTALGIAYVGVNYIGVGDRLFGRTYTISADFAEAGGIFSSAEVTYRGVPVGRVGELHLRPDGVRVDLELEKGTKIPADTIAVVANRSAVGEQYVDLQPRRDGGPYLQPGAVIPRGDTRTPISTTTLLVNLDRLVNSVDRQDLTTVIGELGRAFSGTGRDLQRLIDSGDELTVAAEQNLPQTIKLIQDSQKVLKTQNDQASAIKSFSRDLALLTDQVRASDPDLRKVLDNGPVASRELEALLRTTRPTLPVLLGNLVSVGQVTTARLPAIEQILVTYPQNLVGTFTIVPGDGTVHFGLALPPDPPVCRKGYQSTERRTPDEGWGDDPSKAKRANTKVKCAEPRGSRTNVRGAHNVPRAKTRGSNPDVGSNPTQSSQARPSAGTPRATGAPTFVISGYDPVTGLAMGPDGEPIIIGSLGGQQKVMGKDSWTWLLIGPLGN, encoded by the coding sequence GTGATCATCCGGACTGCCGTCAAGCTCCAGCTGCTGGCGTTCGCGGCGCTCACCGCGCTGGGCATCGCGTACGTCGGCGTCAACTACATCGGCGTCGGGGACCGGCTCTTCGGCCGCACGTACACGATCTCGGCGGACTTCGCCGAGGCTGGCGGCATCTTCTCCAGCGCCGAGGTGACGTACCGCGGCGTGCCGGTGGGCCGCGTCGGCGAGCTGCACCTGCGCCCCGACGGCGTGCGCGTGGACCTGGAGCTGGAAAAAGGCACCAAGATCCCGGCCGACACGATCGCGGTGGTGGCCAACCGGTCCGCGGTCGGCGAGCAGTACGTCGACCTGCAGCCGCGCCGGGACGGCGGCCCGTACCTGCAACCGGGCGCGGTTATCCCGCGCGGCGACACGCGGACCCCGATCTCCACCACGACCCTGCTGGTCAACCTGGACCGGCTGGTCAACTCGGTGGACAGGCAGGACCTGACCACCGTCATCGGCGAGCTGGGCAGGGCGTTCTCCGGGACCGGCCGGGACCTGCAGCGACTCATCGACAGCGGCGACGAGCTGACCGTGGCGGCCGAGCAGAACCTGCCGCAGACGATCAAGCTCATCCAGGACTCCCAGAAGGTCCTCAAGACGCAGAACGACCAGGCCAGCGCCATCAAGTCGTTCTCCCGGGACCTCGCCCTGCTCACCGACCAGGTGCGCGCCAGCGACCCGGACCTGCGCAAGGTGCTGGACAACGGGCCGGTCGCGTCCCGGGAGCTCGAAGCGCTGCTGCGGACCACCCGGCCGACGCTCCCGGTGCTGCTCGGCAACCTCGTCTCGGTCGGCCAGGTCACCACCGCCCGGCTGCCTGCCATCGAGCAGATCCTGGTCACGTACCCGCAGAACCTGGTGGGCACCTTCACGATCGTGCCCGGTGACGGCACCGTGCACTTCGGTCTGGCGCTGCCCCCCGATCCTCCGGTGTGCCGCAAGGGGTATCAGAGCACCGAGCGTCGTACGCCGGACGAGGGCTGGGGCGACGACCCGAGCAAGGCGAAGCGGGCCAACACCAAGGTCAAGTGCGCCGAGCCCCGGGGTAGCCGGACCAACGTGCGCGGCGCCCACAACGTCCCCCGCGCGAAGACCCGAGGCTCGAACCCCGACGTAGGCTCGAACCCCACCCAGTCCAGCCAGGCCAGGCCGTCGGCCGGCACGCCGCGGGCCACCGGCGCGCCGACGTTCGTCATCTCCGGTTACGACCCGGTCACCGGCCTCGCCATGGGCCCGGACGGCGAGCCGATCATCATCGGCTCGCTGGGTGGCCAGCAGAAGGTGATGGGAAAGGACTCGTGGACGTGGCTGCTGATCGGCCCGCTGGGCAATTGA